One window of the Perca fluviatilis chromosome 5, GENO_Pfluv_1.0, whole genome shotgun sequence genome contains the following:
- the gpr61 gene encoding G-protein coupled receptor 61, which yields MEHPVTPSPSWNISFSGLPIFPASLHPNSSNVTPPVASIRGGVDLNQSLALCAMIIIDVLAVVGNLAVMIVITKTQQLRKFAFVFHLCLVDLLAALVLMPLGMLSDRILVDEALCRSYLCLSVCLVSAAILTICAINVERYYYIVHPMRHEVKMTVGVVVMVLVGIWIKAIVMSVLPLLGWLLQENQGVGTPSVLIHGQRHCSLHGTGGRTIRLLFIVFFTFIYFLCPVLIILVVYCNMFMVARVAAMQHGLLPTWMDTPQQRSESLSSHSTMAASLGGTGARTTPQRTFSGGKAAVVLVAVGGQFLCCWLPYFSFHLYSAVVSTSPASLAQLEDVVTWIGYFCFTSNPFFYGCLNRQIREELGRHLACLFKRAGPSEGEQLPSREASIEENFLQFLQGTGCNREPCNSHSRASPEEPETEGLQESAVQQNTPADFHIPGQILEETSEFIQRQQLNNKLHVSENYCKT from the coding sequence ATGGAGCACCCTGTCACACCAAGCCCCTCCTGGAACATTTCTTTCTCCGGCCTCCCCATATTCCCAGCCTCACTGCACCCGAATAGCTCTAACGTGACCCCGCCCGTTGCAAGCATCCGAGGTGGGGTGGATCTGAACCAGTCCTTGGCGCTGTGTGCTATGATCATCATCGATGTGTTGGCAGTGGTGGGGAACTTGGCGGTGATGATTGTCATCACTAAAACTCAGCAGCTGCGCAAGTTTGCCTTTGTTTTCCACCTGTGTCTGGTGGACCTGCTGGCAGCGCTGGTGTTGATGCCTCTGGGGATGCTGTCAGACCGAATCCTTGTGGACGAGGCGCTGTGTCGGAGCTACCTCTGCTTGAGTGTGTGTCTAGTGAGCGCTGCCATCCTCACCATCTGTGCCATCAACGTGGAGCGCTACTACTATATCGTACACCCCATGCGTCATGAGGTGAAGATGACAGTTGGGGTGGTGGTGATGGTACTAGTGGGAATCTGGATTAAAGCCATTGTCATGTCAGTGCTGCCTCTCCTGGGATGGCTGCTCCAGGAGAACCAGGGCGTGGGGACTCCTTCGGTCCTCATTCACGGTCAGAGACACTGCTCCCTCCACGGGACGGGAGGCCGAACCATACGGCTGCTTTTCATTGTCTTCTTTACATTTATCTATTTTCTGTGCCCCGTGCTGATCATTCTGGTGGTCTACTGCAACATGTTCATGGTGGCACGGGTAGCAGCCATGCAGCACGGCCTGCTTCCCACTTGGATGGACACACCGCAACAACGGTCCGAGTCCCTCAGCAGCCACTCCACTATGGCGGCCAGCCTTGGTGGAACTGGTGCCCGCACCACTCCTCAGAGGACCTTTAGCGGTGGGAAGGCTGCGGTGGTCCTGGTGGCAGTGGGAGGACAGTTCCTCTGCTGCTGGCTGCCATATTTCTCCTTTCATCTCTACTCGGCTGTGGTTTCTACCTCTCCCGCCTCTCTGGCCCAGCTGGAGGATGTGGTCACATGGATTGGCTATTTCTGCTTCACCTCCAATCCCTTCTTCTATGGCTGCCTGAACCGGCAGATTCGTGAGGAGCTGGGCCGACACCTGGCTTGCCTCTTCAAGCGGGCTGGGCCCAGCGAAGGGGAGCAGCTGCCCAGCCGCGAGGCCTCTATTGAGGAGAACTTTTTGCAGTTCCTTCAGGGCACTGGATGCAATCGGGAGCCCTGCAACTCTCATAGCAGAGCCAGCCCAGAGGAGCCAGAGACTGAGGGCCTTCAGGAATCAGCTGTTCAGCAGAACACGCCAGCTGACTTCCACATCCCAGGGCAGATCCTTGAGGAAACCTCAGAGTTCATACAGCGGCAACAGCTGAACAATAAGCTACATGTATCAGAGAACTACTGCAAAACATAA